One region of Xyrauchen texanus isolate HMW12.3.18 chromosome 11, RBS_HiC_50CHRs, whole genome shotgun sequence genomic DNA includes:
- the LOC127651503 gene encoding uncharacterized protein LOC127651503 isoform X1: MPMFHPSTFHYMRIKKRNTELRTQKAEVTGQSKVTWWKRDRDGQRVTTSKRRKRGSSAVGTGTSPCASSTITTSCTSYQDPDFNMQRLEDLLRDSESIDGQDFAQQPSLSSWCQRQKGVKQCWQQARPQNLHNLLSAENIVQMKCNHCHVAEAIIRCRECLPSEWFCAECDQLVHKCHTLHSRQTTMYGFYKYIPPTEFVKLHDDKYIICEQDCLLPTAFPQNICSCDTGDVAISVGRSIILVCINGRYNLHVPVLTCKHCNKQWAPEVSDFVRSGYWPVTMQAQTLFHQDLFHSFEAMKTTAPGMSVKAFTAMLDQRTKRFSRTGKVNADAFQRSFLQYVYCNSEEDQLLEKEPFVCPACSPEMVAVSVDGNRKLYRFQKANQSEEPGFFDGVFLSQDSEVSSIVEEVRGAVKSTAGRAMCGESHWTAARETSKQANKLDEEGVEIAVCRHGFLLKGLNMYRGEIFAYPMFLQKEFQSAAFLAMDVTCHYVPYLKKVSEALTHLQPLQKMRHCLSVMHAKAHNTKCEILWNARNQEGAGTTLGEEVEQVNSFLSRCALTTKYMSKSVRTDMLTVHAIGWNQRKENGLHIALSSRFKKTVENTLDATESLKKMQDQLHCSDDMLKQWVVDVKQWASSGNVAASSVDARGLQISIEALFVSICQKKHYLYRQNDRNKRRQKITQKIAQEKKLLLGEIQRYNQQPNGDPVDTHSVVQKLSNKAAESMIWPWQEQNTDGIDILAKKKLFDQLMLVSRLTEEKQILVKEMMQHCQYLKDSVAKVQTLVATISDCIKTGSYPNGFTEEACKGLISLLKRRLHKLRLKQQTVACTYRGILEPTPRLVEEDEGEMDWQCDLSSEDEDDDEDDNDNDAEVGTQVT; this comes from the exons TTGGTACCGGTACTTCTCCATGTGCTAGTTCCACCATCACAACTTCATGTACTAGCTACCAAGATCCTG ATTTTAATATGCAGAGGCTTGAGGACCTTCTACGGGATTCAGAGAGCATTGATGGGCAAGATTTTGCTCAGCAGCCATCTTTGTCCAGTTGGTGTCAAAGACAGAAAGGGGTCAAACAATGTTGGCAACAGGCGAGGCCACAAAACCTTCACAACTTGTTGTCAGCTGAGAACATTGTCCAGATGAAGTGCAACCACTGTCACGTGGCAGAAGCCATCATCCGTTGCAGGGAATGTTTGCCCTCAGAGTGGTTTTGTGCAGAGTGTGATCAATTGGTACATAAATGCCACACTCTGCACAGTAGGCAGACCACCATGTATGGCTTTTATAAATACATTCCCCCAACAGAGTTTGTGAAACTCCATGATGATAAGTACATCATCTGTGAACAAG ATTGTTTGCTGCCAACAGCCTTTCCTCAAAATATATGCTCCTGTGACACTGGTGATGTTGCAATCTCTGTTGGTAGATCCATCATACTGGTTTGCATAAATG GCCGTTATAATCTTCACGTTCCAGTGCTAACATGCAAACATTGCAATAAGCAATGGGCTCCAGAAGTCAGTGACTTTGTAAGGAGTGGTTACTGGCCCGTTACCATGCAAGCGCAGACACTTTTCCACCAAGATCTGTTCCATTCCTTTGAAGCTATGAAGACAACAGCTCCAGGAATGTCAGTGAAAGCCTTCACAGCAATGTTGGACCAGAGAACAAAGCGGTTTTCAAGA ACTGGCAAAGTGAATGCAGATGCTTTTCAGAGGAGCTTTCTGCAATATGTGTACTGCAACTCTGAAGAGGACCAACTTCTGGAAAAGGAGCCATTTGTCTGTCCAGCCTGTAGTCCTGAAATGGTTGCTGTTTCAGTGGATGGCAACAGAAAACTCTACAGGTTCCAGAAAGCAAACCA GAGTGAAGAGCCAGGGTTCTTTGATGGAGTGTTTTTATCCCAAGACTCTGAGGTGTCCAGTATTGTTGAGGAAGTCCGGGGGGCTGTCAAGAGT ACGGCAGGAAGAGCAATGTGTGGGGAATCCCACTGGACAGCAGCAAGAGAGACATCAAAGCAGGCCAACAAGTTGGATGAAGAAGGTGTAGAAATTGCTGTGTGCAGGCATGGATTCCTCCTCAAAG GTCTGAATATGTATAGAGGAGAAATCTTTGCATATCCAATGTTTCTCCAAAAAGAGTTCCAGAGTGCTGCATTTTTGGCCATGGATGTGACCTGCCATTATGTGCCATACCTGAAGAAGGTGTCAGAGGCCCTGACTCATCTTCAACCTCTTCAGAAAATGAGACATTGCTTGTCCGTTATGCATGCCAAAGCCCACAATACAAAATGCGAG ATTCTGTGGAATGCAAGGAACCAGGAAGGTGCCGGAACCACTCTTGGTGAAGAAGTGGAGCAAGTCAATAGTTTTCTCTCCAGATGTGCCCTGACCACAAAGTATATGTCCAAGTCAG TAAGAACTGATATGCTTACTGTCCATGCTATTGGGTGGAATCAACGTAAAGAGAATGGCCTCCACATTGCCTTGTCTTCCAGATTCAAAAAG ACAGTAGAAAACACCTTAGATGCAACAGAGAGCCTGAAGAAGATGCAGGACCAGTTGCATTGCAGTGATGACATGCTAAAGCAGTGGGTTGTTGATGTCAAGCAGTGGGCCAGTAGCG GAAATGTAGCAGCCAGTTCTGTTGATGCTCGTGGTTTGCAGATCTCCATCGAAGCACTCTTTGTGAGCATTTGTCAGAAGAAGCACTACCTTTATAGACAGAATG ATCGCAACAAAAGGCGTCAGAAGATTACTCAGAAGATTGCCCAAGAAAAGAAGCTCTTGCTAGGTGAGATCCAGAGATACAACCAACAACCCAATGGTGATCCTGTGGACACACACTCGGTTGTGCAGAAACTCTCCAACAAAGCTGCAGAGAGCATGATCTGGCCTTGGCaggaacagaacacag ACGGTATAGACATTCTCGCCAAGAAGAAGCTTTTTGACCAACTAATGCTGGTCTCACGACTGACTGAAGAAAAGCAGATCCTTGTGAAGGAGATGATGCAGCACTGTCAGTACCTTAAGGACTCCGTTGCAAAGGTCCAGACACTGGTAGCCACCATTTCAGATTGCATAAAAACAGGAA GCTATCCCAATGGATTCACAGAGGAGGCGTGCAAGGGCCTCATCAGTCTACTGAAGAGAAGACTGCATAAACTCAGACTCAAGCAGCAGACTGTAGCATGCACATACAGAGGCATTCTCGAACCAACTCCTAGGCTGGTGGAAGAAGATGAAGGGGAAATGGACTGGCAATGTGACCTCAGCTctgaggatgaggatgatgatgaggatgataatgataatgatgcTGAGGTGGGGACTCAAGTCACTTGA
- the LOC127651503 gene encoding uncharacterized protein LOC127651503 isoform X2 — protein MQRLEDLLRDSESIDGQDFAQQPSLSSWCQRQKGVKQCWQQARPQNLHNLLSAENIVQMKCNHCHVAEAIIRCRECLPSEWFCAECDQLVHKCHTLHSRQTTMYGFYKYIPPTEFVKLHDDKYIICEQDCLLPTAFPQNICSCDTGDVAISVGRSIILVCINGRYNLHVPVLTCKHCNKQWAPEVSDFVRSGYWPVTMQAQTLFHQDLFHSFEAMKTTAPGMSVKAFTAMLDQRTKRFSRTGKVNADAFQRSFLQYVYCNSEEDQLLEKEPFVCPACSPEMVAVSVDGNRKLYRFQKANQSEEPGFFDGVFLSQDSEVSSIVEEVRGAVKSTAGRAMCGESHWTAARETSKQANKLDEEGVEIAVCRHGFLLKGLNMYRGEIFAYPMFLQKEFQSAAFLAMDVTCHYVPYLKKVSEALTHLQPLQKMRHCLSVMHAKAHNTKCEILWNARNQEGAGTTLGEEVEQVNSFLSRCALTTKYMSKSVRTDMLTVHAIGWNQRKENGLHIALSSRFKKTVENTLDATESLKKMQDQLHCSDDMLKQWVVDVKQWASSGNVAASSVDARGLQISIEALFVSICQKKHYLYRQNDRNKRRQKITQKIAQEKKLLLGEIQRYNQQPNGDPVDTHSVVQKLSNKAAESMIWPWQEQNTDGIDILAKKKLFDQLMLVSRLTEEKQILVKEMMQHCQYLKDSVAKVQTLVATISDCIKTGSYPNGFTEEACKGLISLLKRRLHKLRLKQQTVACTYRGILEPTPRLVEEDEGEMDWQCDLSSEDEDDDEDDNDNDAEVGTQVT, from the exons ATGCAGAGGCTTGAGGACCTTCTACGGGATTCAGAGAGCATTGATGGGCAAGATTTTGCTCAGCAGCCATCTTTGTCCAGTTGGTGTCAAAGACAGAAAGGGGTCAAACAATGTTGGCAACAGGCGAGGCCACAAAACCTTCACAACTTGTTGTCAGCTGAGAACATTGTCCAGATGAAGTGCAACCACTGTCACGTGGCAGAAGCCATCATCCGTTGCAGGGAATGTTTGCCCTCAGAGTGGTTTTGTGCAGAGTGTGATCAATTGGTACATAAATGCCACACTCTGCACAGTAGGCAGACCACCATGTATGGCTTTTATAAATACATTCCCCCAACAGAGTTTGTGAAACTCCATGATGATAAGTACATCATCTGTGAACAAG ATTGTTTGCTGCCAACAGCCTTTCCTCAAAATATATGCTCCTGTGACACTGGTGATGTTGCAATCTCTGTTGGTAGATCCATCATACTGGTTTGCATAAATG GCCGTTATAATCTTCACGTTCCAGTGCTAACATGCAAACATTGCAATAAGCAATGGGCTCCAGAAGTCAGTGACTTTGTAAGGAGTGGTTACTGGCCCGTTACCATGCAAGCGCAGACACTTTTCCACCAAGATCTGTTCCATTCCTTTGAAGCTATGAAGACAACAGCTCCAGGAATGTCAGTGAAAGCCTTCACAGCAATGTTGGACCAGAGAACAAAGCGGTTTTCAAGA ACTGGCAAAGTGAATGCAGATGCTTTTCAGAGGAGCTTTCTGCAATATGTGTACTGCAACTCTGAAGAGGACCAACTTCTGGAAAAGGAGCCATTTGTCTGTCCAGCCTGTAGTCCTGAAATGGTTGCTGTTTCAGTGGATGGCAACAGAAAACTCTACAGGTTCCAGAAAGCAAACCA GAGTGAAGAGCCAGGGTTCTTTGATGGAGTGTTTTTATCCCAAGACTCTGAGGTGTCCAGTATTGTTGAGGAAGTCCGGGGGGCTGTCAAGAGT ACGGCAGGAAGAGCAATGTGTGGGGAATCCCACTGGACAGCAGCAAGAGAGACATCAAAGCAGGCCAACAAGTTGGATGAAGAAGGTGTAGAAATTGCTGTGTGCAGGCATGGATTCCTCCTCAAAG GTCTGAATATGTATAGAGGAGAAATCTTTGCATATCCAATGTTTCTCCAAAAAGAGTTCCAGAGTGCTGCATTTTTGGCCATGGATGTGACCTGCCATTATGTGCCATACCTGAAGAAGGTGTCAGAGGCCCTGACTCATCTTCAACCTCTTCAGAAAATGAGACATTGCTTGTCCGTTATGCATGCCAAAGCCCACAATACAAAATGCGAG ATTCTGTGGAATGCAAGGAACCAGGAAGGTGCCGGAACCACTCTTGGTGAAGAAGTGGAGCAAGTCAATAGTTTTCTCTCCAGATGTGCCCTGACCACAAAGTATATGTCCAAGTCAG TAAGAACTGATATGCTTACTGTCCATGCTATTGGGTGGAATCAACGTAAAGAGAATGGCCTCCACATTGCCTTGTCTTCCAGATTCAAAAAG ACAGTAGAAAACACCTTAGATGCAACAGAGAGCCTGAAGAAGATGCAGGACCAGTTGCATTGCAGTGATGACATGCTAAAGCAGTGGGTTGTTGATGTCAAGCAGTGGGCCAGTAGCG GAAATGTAGCAGCCAGTTCTGTTGATGCTCGTGGTTTGCAGATCTCCATCGAAGCACTCTTTGTGAGCATTTGTCAGAAGAAGCACTACCTTTATAGACAGAATG ATCGCAACAAAAGGCGTCAGAAGATTACTCAGAAGATTGCCCAAGAAAAGAAGCTCTTGCTAGGTGAGATCCAGAGATACAACCAACAACCCAATGGTGATCCTGTGGACACACACTCGGTTGTGCAGAAACTCTCCAACAAAGCTGCAGAGAGCATGATCTGGCCTTGGCaggaacagaacacag ACGGTATAGACATTCTCGCCAAGAAGAAGCTTTTTGACCAACTAATGCTGGTCTCACGACTGACTGAAGAAAAGCAGATCCTTGTGAAGGAGATGATGCAGCACTGTCAGTACCTTAAGGACTCCGTTGCAAAGGTCCAGACACTGGTAGCCACCATTTCAGATTGCATAAAAACAGGAA GCTATCCCAATGGATTCACAGAGGAGGCGTGCAAGGGCCTCATCAGTCTACTGAAGAGAAGACTGCATAAACTCAGACTCAAGCAGCAGACTGTAGCATGCACATACAGAGGCATTCTCGAACCAACTCCTAGGCTGGTGGAAGAAGATGAAGGGGAAATGGACTGGCAATGTGACCTCAGCTctgaggatgaggatgatgatgaggatgataatgataatgatgcTGAGGTGGGGACTCAAGTCACTTGA